A single genomic interval of Lucilia cuprina isolate Lc7/37 chromosome 2, ASM2204524v1, whole genome shotgun sequence harbors:
- the LOC124419809 gene encoding dual 3',5'-cyclic-AMP and -GMP phosphodiesterase 11-like, whose amino-acid sequence MPAELGGTGYGSEQNLLLSNRTGVPLAIYQNHHHQQQQQQQHQYQLQHYNHHHPHPHLYQHQNSNSSTTCLNNPLSSPQRQYDPEYARMESWMDENQEFVQDYFIR is encoded by the coding sequence ATGCCAGCGGAGCTGGGGGGCACAGGTTATGGTTCCGAACAAAATCTCTTGTTAAGCAATCGTACCGGTGTCCCCCTGGCCATATATCAAAATCATCATcaccagcagcaacagcaacaacagcatcagTATCAACTACAGCACtataatcatcatcatcctcatcCACATCTCTATCAACATCAAAATTCCAATTCCTCAACAACGTGTCTCAATAACCCGCTCTCATCACCACAACGTCAATATGATCCGGAATATGCACGCATGGAATCGTGGATGGATGAAAATCAAGAATTTGTTCAAGATTATTTCATTAGGTAA